TAGGAAACCGCGATGAATGCGATCAACGGCATCGCCTGCTCGATCCAATCGACGTATCCCGGCAATGGCTGATTGATGAAATTGCGCCCGCCGACACTAATAACGGCCAGCAGCATGAGGGAAAAGACGGCAAGCCCTCCAATGAGCGCCAATTGCCGTTCCAGCCAGAACAGTTTGCGATCGAGACGGCTCAGAACGCTGCCGTCTTCAAGAACCGATGATGCTCCCGCCATCATCCCCTCCCAATATCGAACCGCCCGCAACTCTCTTGAGATGCGGGCGGCAAGTGCACAATCAGTTTTCGGAGATCGTCTTGACCGTCAGGTCATAGAGTTCCTGCGCAGGCAGGCCGCGCTTGGCATTATCCTCGATCCAGGCCTGTGCGGCCGGACCAGCCACCGCATCACGGAAAGCATCCAGTTCCGACTGGTCATAGGTGACGGATTCGATGCCCTTTTCGCTCAGCACCGGTCCCCAGGCATCCATCGTCTTGCCGTTGTAGTTGTCGACATAATGCTTCAGGGCCTCATCCACAGAGCCGAGCAGTGCTTCGCGATGTTCTTCTGACAATGCCTCGAGGGCATCGGTATTGACCACAACAGGGCAGTTGACGGTGCCTGGGTTGAGATTGGTCGTCCACCAGTTTGCCGTCTCTACGGTCCCGAAAGACATATGCGCATGCGGCGCAAAAGCGACAGCTTTGACAACACCTGAATCAAGCGCCTGGCGCACTTCCGATGCCGACATGGACGTCGGCACGGCGCCAACGGAGGCCATGGCCTTGCCGATACCGCCGGTGGCGCGCACTGTCAGACCCTCAAAATCCTTCAAGGTCTTTGGCGGTTCGCCGACACCGGCAATATTGTATTGCGGCAGCGGCGACGGCATCAGCAGGGTTGCGTTCCAGCGCGCAAGATCGCCCTTGGTGGCCGGGTGCTGGTAGATGGCCATGGAAACGGCGATTTCCTTTTCAAGGGAATCGACGCCCAGGAAAGGAAGCTCAAGCACCGTGATGGACGGGTTCTTGTCGGCATGATAGCCGGCGCAGAACTGGGCCATCTCGAACGCTCCGATCGAGATTCCGTCAAGGTTCTCGCGGTTCTTGGAAAGGCCGCCATAGGAAAGGTTCAGGGTAAACTCACCATTGGTCTTTTCAGAGACGAGCTCAGCGAGTTTTTCCACGTGCTCGGTAAAGGCGCGTTTTTTGCCCCACAGCGAAACGTTCCATTCGGCAGCAAAGGCTTGACCTGCAAACACCGCCGTGATGGCGGTCATGGTGGCAAGCGTCAGCGTTTTGCGAATCATATTATCCTCCCGTAAGTTCTCACGCCGTATTTCCGGCGATGGTCAATTGTCGCACAGACACGCGCCCCGTTTCTTCGAGTTTATCCGCAGACCGTCCGATGCTCGGCCTGCGGATTTCCGCAAAGCCGGTTGTGGGACAGCCCGATGCTTGACTTGTCCCCGGCCTCTGCGGACATTGGCGTCATGCCTTACCCATGAAAGGCGATTTAGGCGCGTACCGCAAGCGCGGACCGCCGTCTTCAGAGTGTTCCATGCGTATCTTTGCCACTTCAGATCTCCATGTAGACTATCGGGAAAACGGCCGCTGGGTTTCAGACCTCTCAACGACGGATTTCACAGACGATGTGCTGATCCTGGCCGGCGACATTTCCGATTCCCTGGAACGCATCGAACGCACGCTGACGGCCCTTGCCGCCCGCTTCAAACGGGTGCTCTACGTTCCGGGCAATCACGACCTTTGGGTCTTGCGGGACAAGGGCATATCGGACTCATTCGAGAAGTTTGGTTTTGTTCGCGATGTTATCAACAACAGCGGCGCGACCAGCGAACCTTTTCACGGCGCCAAAACCAGCATTATCCCGCTTCTTGGCTGGTACGATTTCTCGTTCGGTGAGCCGTCGGACGAGTTGAAACGGCGCTGGATGGACTTCAGAGCCTGCCGCTGGCCCGACGACGCCCGGAACTCGGATGTCACGGCACATTTCATCAAGATGAACGAACCCGTGCCCGACAGATCCAGGCCGTTTGTCATCACCTTCTCGCATTTCATGCCGCGTATCGATCTCATTCCGTCATTTGCGCCGCCCAAGTCACGCATGCTGCTTCCCATCCTGGGAACGGGTCTGATCGACGAACAGATAAGGCGCGCTGGCGCATCGCTGCATGTCTACGGCCATAGCCACGTCAACCGCAGGGCCGTGCGCGACGGCGTCGTCTACATCAACAACGCATTCGGCTATCCTTCCGAGGGACGTTTCACCGCCAAGAAGCTCCTGTGCATTCATGAGGAGTGATTCTCGCACGGTATTTTCGGGCCGGCGACTGGGCAAAAGCCGTTGGTCGTGATCCTGTTGCGTTTAAACTCAAGGCTGCGTCTGCTAAACTCGTTGCCATAATCAGGGTTACACGATGACACGGGGAACACATGCCTCTTCAATCCATTGCTGAAAAAGCCGTTGCCAAAATTGTCGAAACGGAACCGTCACTTTCTCAGGAGTCCCAGGCAGCCATCGCCAGAATCGTCGAACAGGCGGTGATGGATGCCGCCGTCAGCGCTTCGCAGCGCTGCGCGAACGTTGTCGGCGCGCATCTCGAGCATGAGGAAGACAAGGCGCACCAGATCACAGAGAAAATCAAGCGGGAAGAAACGGCTCTGGTCGCCAATCTGATGGGGATGCGCTGACACCGTTCAGGTCGGAACAGCCTACCGTTTTTGAGCAACATAGACCGTCTGCGTGAACGGCTTGTTGTCCTGGAGCGGATTGGGAAAGGTTACCGGCTCGGCCTTGGCTTCATCGAACACCGCAGACAGCCTTTCCGTGACAACATCATCGGTGACAGCATCCGACCACAGGCCGACAACGCCGCCAGGACGAACATGTCTTGCCAGCCGATCAAATCCAGCGGTTGAATAGAAGCTGCTGCTTCTGTCGTCGAGAAAATGTTCCGGCGTATGGTCAATGTCGATCAGGATCGCGTCGTACTGACGGCCCAGCGCCTGTGCATCAAATCCGTTTTCAGACGCTGCCAACTCAAAGAAGTCGCCCTGCACAATCCGGCATCTGGCATCCTCTTTCAACGGTGGCGTCAGCGGCACAAGACCTTCCTCATGCCATCTGATAACCGGCTCGAGCATTTCGATGACCGTAAGTGATCGGACGTAACTGTGTTCCAACACGGCCTGTGCTGTATAACCAAGCCCAAGACCACCGACCAGAATATCCGGCGCTTCGCAGGCAAGCTGCGCAATACCGAGTTTTGCCAGCGCAACCTCGGAGGCTGTGAAAAGGCTCGACATCAAGTGCTCGTCTCCAAGAAGGATCTCGAAGACATCGGTACCAAGCGACAGGATACGCCGACGGCGCAGGCTGACCGGACCTATAGGCGTGGGCGCGTAGTCGATTTCCTCAAAGAGGCTGCTCATGCCGTCTCCCGCGATATGCCGGGGACGGCTTCGCGTTCACCGATCAGGCGATAAACCTCGACCGGTTGCGATTTGCCTTTTACTGCGAAGCTGCCGACGGGCTCGAAATCAAAGCTGTTCTCCACCTCAGCCACGATCTGATCACTGACCAGAATGATCGCGCGGGCGCCATCATCAACGCTGTCACAAAGGTCCTCGATCCGGCTGCAGGTGTTCACCGTGTCGCCGACGACGGTATAGTTGATGCGTCCGGGCGCGCCGATATTGCCGACGATCAGCGGGCCCGAATGAACAGAAATCTTAACCCGGAGATCAACCCCTTTGCCCGCAGCGGCTTCCGCCTCCATCTGCCGCTTGATGGCAAGCGCCGCGCGGCAGGCGCGCACGGCCTGGTCGCTTTGCGCATCAGGTGCGCCCCAGAAAGCCATGGCCGCGTCGCCGATATATTTGTCGATCGTGCCGCCCTCGGCTTCGATACACCGGTTGACGATAGCGAAGTGGTCGTTGAGGAAGCGGGCCACCTCGCCCGGCTTCATATCCTCCGACATCTTGGTGAAACCGATAATGTCGGTAAACATCAGGGCCAGATGGCTCTCGGTCGATACGACCGCACTCGATCCGCCCTGGGATATGATCCGTTTCACCAGCGCCCGCGGCACGTAAGTCTCGAAGGTGCGCAGCCCCTCCACCATGCGGTGAAACGCCTTGATCTGCTCGTTGATCTCCCGAATGAAGGAGGCGCGCGGTATCTCGATGTTCTCAAGGTCCAGATCGCCGACCTGGCCTTCCGCCTTGGCAAGCTGAATGATGGGGCGGGCGAGATATCGGGCGAGCAAAATCCCCAGCACAATGGCGACGACAAGGACAAGCAGCGCGATCATCGTGGAGCCCAACAGGCGAATGAACTGGTCGCCGATATCAGCCATGTTGGCATAAACCCCGATCCGCCAGGGTTGCGGGCTATAACCCGATATCTTCTTGGTGAGAAACAGGTATCCCTGCTCGTTGTACTCGACGATGGCGCTCTCGAAGTCAGCGTCCGATTGCGGGAAATCCGTATCCCGTTTGGGGAAATCCGCCAGGATGCGATCGCCAAAGCCTTCCAGGAAAAGGAGGTTCAGCTCCTGGTCGAGCCGAGACCGATTGGCCAACTCCGGCATGCGCGGATGCGCCAGTACATGCTTGTCGCCATAGAGGATGAAGGCCGTCATTCCAAGGGCGCCGCTGGCCTCGCGAACAACGTCCGACAGCCTTTCAATATCGATGCCCGTGGCAAAGGCGCCGACATAGTCTCCGTTCCTGTGAAGCGCGGTCTGCATGCCGATATAGGTCACACCTTGCACCGATGTCGGTGCGGTCCATGTGGGTTTGGCTGGCGCCGAGGATTCGGTCAGTCCCAGTTCATCCCGCACGCTCGGATGGATGGTCTGAACGGACCCGTCGACATCCTCCAGAGCAACAACGGGAAACCGCTGCTTGTCCCAGATGACAACACCCGAAACCTGAGGTGACGGCCCCAATGTTCCAAGCAATGTATCGCGTAATTGTTCCTTGTTGGACAGATCGATCTCACCCTTTTCCACCAGGGTGACAATGTAGTCAGCCAGCGCTTCGGCCGGTTCGACATAATCGAGCAGGCGCGTTTCCAGATTGGCCATGGTCAATTCGCCGGATTCACGCAACAACTCAAGCGTGTTGCGGAAATTGGCCCCGGCGGTGATGAACAGGACAATTCCGACAGACAGAAGGATGAGCGTTCCGATTGCGGTGGACAGCAGAACGGTAAGGCTGACACGGCCAGACCCGGCGAGTCTCTTCATGTGCGCCTCCTCTCAACCCCGTGATCACCGGAATGTAGGTTGCCACAGGCCCATGTGCAAAGGGGCTGGCAGCGATTGGGTTCGCTATCCAACAAAATCGGATCGGTCCAGGTTCAATTTGACCATCTTTTCGTTCAGGGTGCGCCGCCCGATCCCCAGTGCTTCAGCGACGGCGTCCATGCGCCCTTCATGGGCGACCAGTGCCTTGCCGATCAGGCGCCGTTCAAAGGCCGCAACCGCCTCTCTCAACGTATCTGGAAGATCAGCAACATCAGCGGACGGCGCGATCGCGTCCGAGACGGAACCGGCGCCGCGGCGTGCGGCCAGAACCCGCCGCTCGGCCACATTGCGCAGTTCGCGCACATTGCCGGGCCAGTCATGCGACAGAAGCGCTGCAATGTCCCCTGCAGACAGATCCGGCGCTTCGACCTCATAGGTGCGGGCAAAGAGCTGAAGGAAATGCGAGAACAACAGACCGATATCATCTTTGCGCCGAACAAGCGGCGGCAGGCCAATCGTTGCCGCGTTGAGGCGATAAAGCAGGTCGGGTCGCATCTGCCCGCCGTCAACCTTTTCCTGAAGGTCATTGCTGCTGGCGGAAATAACACGCACGTCCACCTTGCGGACGGCATTTGACCCGGTTGAGACAAACTCACCGGTTTCAAGAACCCTCAAAAGCGCACTTTGATGACCGGCCGAGAGCGCATCCACCTCGTCGAGGAAGAGCGTGCCGCCATCAGCAAGCGTGAAATAGCCGGGTTCTTCGGCATCGCCGCCGAACATTGCCCGGTTGAAATCCCCTGATGTCACCACCGCGCAATTGACCGCCACAAATGCGGCACCAGCGCGCTCGCCAAGATCGTGAAGCGCGTGCGCGACCACGTCCTTGCCGGTGCCTGTTTCTCCAAGAAGCAGCACCGGCATCCGGGCGGCGGCAAGATCAAGTATCTGCTCACGCAACGTCTTCATCACATCCGTCTCGCCCAGCAAAACGCGGTCAAGCCCGGAGACGTCCGCAAGTCGCGCCCGCAGGTTCCGGTTGTCGCGCAAAAGACGGCGCTTTTCGACCGCGTGATTCAGCACCCTGATCAGACGTGCGGGATCGAAGGGTTTTTCCAGAAAGCTGAATGCGCCCTTGCCCATCGCTTCAACGGCCTGAGGTATATCCGCATGGGCGGATATCAGTATGACCGGAACGTCGG
This portion of the Hoeflea prorocentri genome encodes:
- a CDS encoding C4-dicarboxylate TRAP transporter substrate-binding protein — translated: MIRKTLTLATMTAITAVFAGQAFAAEWNVSLWGKKRAFTEHVEKLAELVSEKTNGEFTLNLSYGGLSKNRENLDGISIGAFEMAQFCAGYHADKNPSITVLELPFLGVDSLEKEIAVSMAIYQHPATKGDLARWNATLLMPSPLPQYNIAGVGEPPKTLKDFEGLTVRATGGIGKAMASVGAVPTSMSASEVRQALDSGVVKAVAFAPHAHMSFGTVETANWWTTNLNPGTVNCPVVVNTDALEALSEEHREALLGSVDEALKHYVDNYNGKTMDAWGPVLSEKGIESVTYDQSELDAFRDAVAGPAAQAWIEDNAKRGLPAQELYDLTVKTISEN
- a CDS encoding metallophosphoesterase; this translates as MRIFATSDLHVDYRENGRWVSDLSTTDFTDDVLILAGDISDSLERIERTLTALAARFKRVLYVPGNHDLWVLRDKGISDSFEKFGFVRDVINNSGATSEPFHGAKTSIIPLLGWYDFSFGEPSDELKRRWMDFRACRWPDDARNSDVTAHFIKMNEPVPDRSRPFVITFSHFMPRIDLIPSFAPPKSRMLLPILGTGLIDEQIRRAGASLHVYGHSHVNRRAVRDGVVYINNAFGYPSEGRFTAKKLLCIHEE
- a CDS encoding spermidine synthase, giving the protein MSSLFEEIDYAPTPIGPVSLRRRRILSLGTDVFEILLGDEHLMSSLFTASEVALAKLGIAQLACEAPDILVGGLGLGYTAQAVLEHSYVRSLTVIEMLEPVIRWHEEGLVPLTPPLKEDARCRIVQGDFFELAASENGFDAQALGRQYDAILIDIDHTPEHFLDDRSSSFYSTAGFDRLARHVRPGGVVGLWSDAVTDDVVTERLSAVFDEAKAEPVTFPNPLQDNKPFTQTVYVAQKR
- a CDS encoding adenylate/guanylate cyclase domain-containing protein produces the protein MKRLAGSGRVSLTVLLSTAIGTLILLSVGIVLFITAGANFRNTLELLRESGELTMANLETRLLDYVEPAEALADYIVTLVEKGEIDLSNKEQLRDTLLGTLGPSPQVSGVVIWDKQRFPVVALEDVDGSVQTIHPSVRDELGLTESSAPAKPTWTAPTSVQGVTYIGMQTALHRNGDYVGAFATGIDIERLSDVVREASGALGMTAFILYGDKHVLAHPRMPELANRSRLDQELNLLFLEGFGDRILADFPKRDTDFPQSDADFESAIVEYNEQGYLFLTKKISGYSPQPWRIGVYANMADIGDQFIRLLGSTMIALLVLVVAIVLGILLARYLARPIIQLAKAEGQVGDLDLENIEIPRASFIREINEQIKAFHRMVEGLRTFETYVPRALVKRIISQGGSSAVVSTESHLALMFTDIIGFTKMSEDMKPGEVARFLNDHFAIVNRCIEAEGGTIDKYIGDAAMAFWGAPDAQSDQAVRACRAALAIKRQMEAEAAAGKGVDLRVKISVHSGPLIVGNIGAPGRINYTVVGDTVNTCSRIEDLCDSVDDGARAIILVSDQIVAEVENSFDFEPVGSFAVKGKSQPVEVYRLIGEREAVPGISRETA
- a CDS encoding sigma-54-dependent transcriptional regulator, with protein sequence MRSRVFVIDDDRAMRESLSHLLGRAGFDVSVFFRGADAVSGLSRELPDAVVTDMKMPGLSGMDLLDHIREAQPDVPVILISAHADIPQAVEAMGKGAFSFLEKPFDPARLIRVLNHAVEKRRLLRDNRNLRARLADVSGLDRVLLGETDVMKTLREQILDLAAARMPVLLLGETGTGKDVVAHALHDLGERAGAAFVAVNCAVVTSGDFNRAMFGGDAEEPGYFTLADGGTLFLDEVDALSAGHQSALLRVLETGEFVSTGSNAVRKVDVRVISASSNDLQEKVDGGQMRPDLLYRLNAATIGLPPLVRRKDDIGLLFSHFLQLFARTYEVEAPDLSAGDIAALLSHDWPGNVRELRNVAERRVLAARRGAGSVSDAIAPSADVADLPDTLREAVAAFERRLIGKALVAHEGRMDAVAEALGIGRRTLNEKMVKLNLDRSDFVG